From Abyssibius alkaniclasticus:
GAGGGTGAAGGCTGCGCCTGCAATGGTGAGCGGCAGCGCGCCGCTGCGCTCCACCGCCAGCGGCCTTGCGGCCTCGCGGCGGGTTCTTTCGCTGGCAAGCAGAAAGTCGAGCGCGCCGAACAGCCGCGCCTGCCATTCGCGCCGTGTGGCGGGCCAGGGCACGCCGGCTTCGAAGCGCGCAATGATTTCGGCGCGCAGGCTGTCGGGCAAAGTATCGGGCACAGGGTCGGGGATGCGCGGCATCAGATGCGCCAGAATGCTGTGCAGCGCGGTGCCACGTTCGCGCGCATCGGGCGCGCGCCCTAACGGGTCGAGCGCAGAAAGCTTCAGGATTTTGGAGGCGTAAACGGCATAAGGGTCGGTGATGAGCTTTTCGATGGCGGTGACGGAAAGCTGGTTGGGGCGCGCCGCAACGGGCGGGGCCGGGCTGGGGCGCGGGGCGGGCGCGATGGGCGCTTCGGGGCGGTCGAGCCGCGCGGCGAGGCTGGTGTAGACCGCGCCGCGCGTTTGCATCGCCTCAAGCGCGGCCTTGCCGGTGTCGCCCAGACCCTGCAGCAGGTTGGTAAGGCGCAGCAGCCAGCGGGCGGGCAGGGTTTCGCTATCGCCATCGCGCAGCGGGCGCGACAGGATCACGCGCGGGGCGGCCAGCGCGCATTGAAAATCATGCGCGGCAAGGCCGATGCGCAGCTCTGGCAAGGGCAGGTCGATTTGCGCGCGCATCTGGCGGCTGAGCCAATGGTCTTCGGCAAGGCGCGCGGGCCAGACGCCTTCGGTCAGCCCACCAAGAATAAGCAGATCGGCGGATTGCACGCGCGCTTCAAGCGGGCCCCAGATGGCGATGTTGGGGTGCGGCAGGAAGGCGGCACCGCGCAGCTCCACCCGTTGCATCTGGCGCAGCAGAAGCGCGGCCCAGATTGCGGGGGGTTGCGGCGCGGCGCTGGCGCTGCCGGATTGCAACTGCTCCAACAGGGCGAGGGCGCGCTCGCCGGCCTCCTTATCCCATACGGCCTCGGGGCCAAGCGCTGTGGCGCGGGCGCGCAGGCTTGCGACCCAATCGAACAGGCGCTGTGATTCGCTGGCGGGCGGAAACAGCGCCGGAGTGATTTCTGCCACCCAGTTTTTTCGCACGGGGTCATCGCCTGCCCAAATGGCCAGATCGTCGGGGCCAAGTTGGGGCGGGCCGCCACGCAGCACCTGGTGTTCAAGCGCGCGGGTCAATTGCAAATGCGCGCCGCGCGCCGCGCCCTGCCCGCCCACCAGCGGGTGTTTGAGGATGTCGAGCAGGCGCACGGGGCTGATGCCGGCTTGCGTGTCTTCGGCCAGCAGCCGCAACAATAGGCCGGGGGGCGAGAGGTGCAGGGGCTGGCCTGCACTGTCATCGGCCTCGATGTTCCAGCGGGTCAGCGCAATGCCAACGCGGCGGGCGAGGTTGCGGTCGGGCGTGATGAGCGCGGCGCGCTGGCCCGCATCCGCTGCTTCGCGCAAAGCACAGGCGATGGCCAGCGCCTCGTGCCGCGTGCTGTCGGCGGTGATGAGCGACAGGGATTCGGTTGCGTTTTGCAAGCCGGGTAGAAGCGCCGGACCTTCGGCAAGCCATTGGTCGGTGACAGGTGCAGGGCGCAAAGCAAGCGAGACGAGTGCGGCGCGCACGGGGTTGGGCACGGGGTTTGGCACGGGGGCCGAATGCCATGCCGCAACCGGCTGGTCCGCGCCAAGAGCGGCGAGCGTGGCCAGCAAAGCGGCTTGCGGATGGTCGGCGCCGGGGCCACCGGGCGGCATCGCGCCGGGCGGTTGGGCATCCAGCCCCGGCAGGATGACCGCGCCTTGTGGCAGGCGCGCAACGGCAGCCATGAAGGCGCGGGTTGCGGCGCGCGAGCCGGTGGAGCCTGCCACCAGAACCGGGCCTTGCGGCGGTTTTGTTTGCCAACGCGCGGCCAGCGTATCGACCACCGCACGCCGCCGCCCTTCCGCCCCCGAATAGGGCAGGCCAAGGCTGGACAGGTAGTGTTGCAAAATACCAAGGAATTCGCGGTTTTCGACCCAGTGGCGCGACAGGCTTGTCGCATCGATCTTTTCAAAGACGGCGGGGGTAAGCCCCTCACCCTCCAGCTCATCCAGCAGATCGGCCAATGATTGCGCAAGGTCCAGCACCATTGCGGGCTGCGGGCTTTGGCCGCGCGCAAGCTGGTAGCTGCGCACCAGTGCGGCAAGGTCAAGCTGGCGGGAAAGCGCATCGGGGGCGGCGGGCAGCGGCGCGATGTCTTTGGAAAGATCGGCCAGCACGCGGATATTCGGCAGCAGGCTGGCGCCGCGCCCAGCCATGATCTGTTCGATCGCCCGCGCCGTGCGGCGGGTATTGACCCAGAGCGTGATGCGCGCCCAAGCCTCGGGCGGCTGGCCCGACAGGCGGGTGGCAAGCCCATCGACCAGCGCCTGTGCAAAGCCCGCACCGGGGGGCAGGGCGAAGACGCGGGGGGTGGTTTGCGGCGCAAACATCATGGCGCGGCGAGCCATGTCTCGGCGGCGGCAAGCGCCTCGGGCGTGCCGACATCGCGCCAGCCGCCCTGCATGACCAGCCCATAGGCGCGGCCGCTGGCGATGATCTGATCCCAGATGATATTCATGGAAAAGCTGCGCCCCTGCACCTGTTCGGCCAGGTCTGGCCGGATGATCTGCGCCCCAGTGTAGATGAAGGGCGCGGTCGCGCCAGCCCCACGACGGCGCAATTTCCCGCCCTCCAGAAAAAAATCGCCCGGCCCGCTGGCGAGTGCGGCGGACGTCGGGGCGAGGAGGAGCAGGGCATCCATTTCGGCAGGGGCGAAGGCGGCGGCAAGCTGGGCAAGCGGGTTGGGGCCTTTCCAGACCGCATCGGCATTCAGCGTGAAGGCGGGGCCGGGGCCAAGCAGGGAGCGCGCGGCCTTCAGCCCGCCGCCGGTTTCCAGCAGGTCCGGCTCATGGGAAAGAATGATGTCGGGCGCACCCTTCAGATGCGCGACGATCTGCTCTGCATGGTGATGGGTGTTGATGACGATGGGGCTGGCCTGGGCCGAGCGCGCCACGCCAAGCGCGTGGCCCAGCAACGGGCGGCCTGCAATGGGCAGCAGCGCCTTGGGGTGGTTTGCGCCAAGTGCGCCCATGCGCGTGCCACGGCCCGCGGCGAAAATCATCAGCGGCAGACTCATAGGCGCAGACCTTCCGGCGGGGGGATGTGTTTGGCAATGAAGCGGGCCAGCGGGGCAAGGTCCGGATGGGCGAGTGCGGTTTGCAGCACGGCCCATGTGCGCGGCAAAAGGCGCAGATAGTGCGGTTTGCCATCGCGCTGCGCCAACCGCACGAACAGGCCAAGGATCTTGAGCGCGCGCTGGGCGCCGAAAGCGGCAAGGGCGGCATGGAAGTCGGCAGGGTTCTGGCCGGATTTGGCGATGTAGCGCGCGGTGAGGGCGCGCGCCAACGCGGGCGGCACGGTGCCGCGCACATCGCCCAGCAGCGCGGCGAGGTCATAGGCGGGGTGGCCGGAAAGCGCATCCTGAAAGTCGAGCAACCCGATGCGTTTGGTGCCGTGGCGCAGCCCCAGCCAGTGCAGGTTCTGGCCGTGATAGTCGCGCAGCACGGTCACGGGTTTTTCGCCCATGAACGGCGCCAGGGCGGCGGCGAGTTCGGCCTGAAAGGCGGCGGTGAAATCGGGGCTGGCGGGCTGGCCGGTGGCGGCGGGGTAATACCAGAGCAGCAGGCGGCCGGCCTCTTCGGCCAGAATTTCGGCGCTATAGGCGGGCAGAAAGGCGGGCGGCGCCTGGTGCTGAAGGCTGAACAGCAGGTCGACCGCCGCTTCATAGCGCGTGGTGGCGCTGGGCTGGCCCAGATGGTTCAGCAGCGCATCATCGCCGAAATCCTCCAGCAGCATCAGGCCCGCGCCTGCGTCATGCGCCAGAATTTCAGGGGCCGAAAAACCGCTGGCGCGCAGCCAGTTGGCCATGTCGACAAACCGGGTTTGCGGGCCGGCGGTTGCAGGCGGCGCAACCATCAGCACCGCCTGCGCGCGCGGCTTTTGCAGGCGGATATAGCACCGCGCCGAGGCATCGGCGGTAAGCGGGGTTTGCTGCGCGCCGCCCCAGCCCTGTATGGCAAGGAAGGCGTCAATCATCGCGCAGCGCTACGGCGATATGCGCCCAGTCGCCCTTTGGGGTGAGGGTGATGTCGCGCAGATCATCTTTGGTGCCCTGGGCAAGGGTGATGCGCAGATGGCGGGGCGGGGTTTCGGCCCCCAGACGGTCGGGCCATTCAACAAGGCAGATGGCGCTTTCAAACGCCTCGAACAGGCCAAGCTCGTCAATCTCTTGCGGGCTGCTCAGGCGGTAAAGGTCGCTGTGCCAAAGCATCTCGTCACCCCTTGCATAGGTCTGCACAAGCGTGAAGCTGGGCGAGGGCACGTCTTCGGCCCGGCCAAGCCAGGCCTGGATAAGGGCGCGGGCGAAATGGGTTTTGCCGGCCCCGACCGGACCTTCGAGCAGCACGGTATCGCCGCTGCGCAGCAGGCCGGCCAGCCGCAAGGCAAGGGCGGCGGTCTGTGCGGGCGTTCGGGCGGGAAACTGGACGGGCGATAGCGGCATGGCGCCACAATTCAACATGGGCGCGCCGCGCGCAAGTGGCTGCGGCTATGTCGCCAGCTCTTCTTGCTCGGGAAAGGGCATATCTGCCTGTGCCATAAGGCCCAGAACAGCCGAACGCAGCGCCAAAAGTTCGGCCTTGTCGCCCACGCCCTCGCCCAGGACCGGCAGATCATTTTCCAGCAGATGGCCGGGGGTCAAAGCACGCGCCAGCGGCGCGATGAGCCTGGGCCAATGCGCGGGCTGTGGCGGGGGTTTGAAATAGACCAGCGTCGAGCCTTCGGGCATGGTGTGCCACAGGCAAAGCAACGCGCCCGCATCGGGATGGTTCAGCAGCATCTGCCCGCCCTGACGCGCGTCATTGCCACTGACCTGGCAGGCCAGCCGCGCCCAGTCTTGCGCGGTGCCGCCGTAGCGCTGCCATTGTTTGATGAGCGCATGAATGGCCGGGCCGGCCAGCGTGGTCGTGGATTCGAGCTGCCAGAGCCTGTCGAAGCTTTGATTGGCGAAGAGCAGCGCCCCGGTCGTGTCAAATACCGCGATGGATTCGGACATATGGTCGAGTATCGCCTGACCAAGCGCGATTTCGCTGCGATGGCGGGTTTCAGCCTGCGAAATATGGGTCATATCCTCGAAGACGAAGGCCAGGGCCCCGTCGATATGCGGCCGCCCCGTCACCCGCAGCGCACCCCCGCCGGGCAGAACCCAGGTATCGGTATAGCCGGTCGTGGCGGCGCCCTGCTCAATGGCCTGCAACTGTTCGAGCCATGACTGGAAATCGGCCCCTTGCGACATATGGCCCGTGTCGCGCAGCTTTTCCATGACGCCACGAAAGCGCGGGCGGGCCGCCAGCCAGGCCGGGTCGAGCCTGAGCAGGTCGGACAAAGCGGGGTTGAACACGCCAAGCCTGCGGTCAGCATCAAAAATCGCAAGGCCAATGGGCAGATGCGCGAAGGTCTGCGTAAGGGTTTCGACAAAGCGTTTCAGCGCGTTCTGCGTTTCAAAAAGCCGGTCGGCGGGCAGGGCGAATTGGGGAGACTCCGCGCCCTGCCCGCCTTCCAAGGGGCCGCCGCCACGTTCAAAAACCTGCATTTGCGCCGTGGTCGGGCGCACCAGATCGCCCGGCGCAGCCGCATCCAGCGCGGCAATATCGGCGCTGCTCAGGCCATGAAAACACCTGTTGGCCCAGATCAGCACCCCCGTCGCATCGCGTTGCCAGACAGGGCCGGGCAGCGCGTTGAGCAGGCTGGCAAGCTGGCGCGCCTCATCCTCGGCCGCTTCGGCGCGCCGCGTGGTCATTTCCAGCCGTTCACCAAGCGCGGCCAGGGCGGGGGCGGGCGTATCGGGCTGGCGGGCGCGCAGCACCTGGCGCAGCACAATGGCCAGCGCCAGAACCAGCGCAACAAGCGCAAGCCGCTCGCCAAGGCTGGCGGCCAAGAAGGATTGCAGGTAATCATCGACAAGGCTCATGCCGAAATCTCCCTTTGTTAAGAGAGGTTTAAGCCAACAATTTTAATAAAGTGTTAAGCGGCTTCAGGCCTCGTTGCGCGGATTGGCCCCAAGCGGCATTTGCGCCTGCCCGCGGGGCTGTGCAATCCGCTCCAGCGGCCAGACAACCTCGACAATCGCGCCGCCGGGCCGGGCCAGGGCTGCCACGCCGGGGCGCGGGTTGCGGGCGGGGCGCGGGTTGCGGCTGGTCGAGCCATTGGCGAATGTCAGCCGTGCGCCCGTGCGCTCCAGCAGGGTTTTGGCAATGAACAGGCCAAGGCCCATCCCTTCATATTCGGGGCGCTGGGCGCTGCTTTGCGGGGCCGAGGCGCGGCGGCGCACAAACGGGTCGCCGATGCGGCCGATCAGGTCGGGCGGATAGCCCTGCCCGTCATCGCCAATGCGGATTTTCAGGCTGCGGGCATCCCAGTCGATATCTATCCACACGGTTTGCGCGGCGAAATCGACGGCGTTCTGCACAAGGTTGCGCAGCCCGTGAATGGTTTCGGGGTCGCGGCGCACGATGGGCTGGTCGGGGGTTTGGTGGGCCGGGTCGTGGTTCTCCAGCCTGCCGTCAATGCGCAAGATCACCGCCTTGCCGCGGTTGCGATGGGGGCTGGCGGCCTCTTGCACAAGTGTCAGCACCGGGGCGTGGCGCAGCAGCGCATCATCCTTGCCGCTGCGGCCCATATCGCGCAGGATATCGCGGCAACGGTCGGCCTGTTCGCGGATCAAGGCGGCATCGTCGCGCAGTTCGGGGTGGTTTTCCAACTCGTCAAACAATTCCGATGAGACGAGCTTGATCGTGGCCAGGGGCGTGCCAAGCTCATGCGCGGCCGCGGCCACAACCCCGCCAAGCGCTGTCAGGCGTTGTTCGCGCGCCAGCGCCATTTGCGTGGCGACAAGCGCATCCGACATCGCCTCGGATTCGCGGCTGACGCGGCGGGCGTAAAGCGCCACAAACCCCACGGCGATCAGCAGTGCGGCGATATTGCCGCTGACCAGCAAGGGCGGCGGGGTCAGCACGGTGCCATCGGCCAGCCGCAACGGGTAGTAAAAGCTGCCAAGCAACAGGATGACGCCGGTTGCCGCCAGAACCAGAATGGCCGTGGGGCGTGTGCCAAGCGCCGTGGCGGCAATGACGACCGGGGCCAGAAGCAGGGCGGCAAAAGGGTTGGTCAGGCCGCCACACAGTCCGAGCAGAACGCCAAGTTGCCCAAGGTCGAACAGCAAGATCCACACCGCCGCCGGTTTGGACAGGCGCGTGGTTTCCGAGGTGATCAGTATGCTGGAAATGTTGAAGGCCGCGCTGAGCGCGATGACCAGCAGGCCCAATTCGAGCTGGAGCGAGATTTCAAGCACATAAGAGGCAAAGAACACCGCAACCAGCTGGCCGATAATGGCAAGCCAGCGCAAGTTGACAAGCGTGCGCAGGCGCAGCCATCCGGCGCGCGAGCGGGAATCGAGCAGCTTGGCGTTTGCATCTACCATGCGTGATGACTAGCAGCCCAAATCTGCGCATACCAGCGGCACGCGCAAACCGGCGTTGTTTTGCGAAAGTGCCAGAGCGTGCCTTGGCAAGGCGGTTGGCGCCTTCGGGTCAGGGTTTGTCGAGCGCGGCGCGCAACTCGCGCAAGATCGGCAATATGGTTTTGATGCGCTCGGCCCCAAGCTCGCGGACGACATTCTCAAACACCGGCGCAATCGCCTCGGCGGCGGCGTCGCGCGCCGCCTGGCCTGCCGGTGACAGGCTGACACGTTTTTTGCGGGCGTCATCCCAATCGGGGCGGATATGCACATAGCCCGCTTCAGACAGTTTGCCCAAAGTGTTGGTCATCGCGGCCTTGGTGACATGGAAGATGCGCGCCAGTTGCGCGGGGGTCTTTTCGCCGCCAAGGCGGGCAAAATGGTTCAGCACCGTGAAATGCGAAACCTCCATCCCGCCGGGCAGGTGCCGGGCAAGCTGGGCGCGGGCCAATTGGTCGGCCATCGTGATTTCGCTGAACAGGGCAATGCCCAAAGGGTCGTTCACGGGCGAAGCTGTCATATTGCGGGCCTTATCCTGGCAATTCGAACGCGCGATCATGGGCAAGCGAAGGAATACGGGCGCGCGCCGCCTTTACCTGATTAAGGTCAATATCGGCAAAAGTCACGCCCGGTGTCTCGCCCGCTTCGGCAATCACCTCGCCCCAGGGGTTCACCACCAGCGAATGGCCATAGGTTTTGCGCCCGACATGCTGGCCGCATTGGGCAGGTGCAATGATGAATGCGCCGGTTTCAATGGCGCGGGCGCGCAGCAAAACATGCCAATGCGCGCGCCCCGTCGGCACGGTAAAGGCGGCGGGCGCTGTGATGATCTCGGCGCCTGCCTTGGCCAGCGCGCGGTAAAGCGATGCAAAGCGCATATCGTAACAGACGGTCATGCCGATTTGGCCAATCTCGGTTTTGGCCAGCACGGCGCGCCTGCCGGGGGCAAAGCCCGCGCTTTCGCGGTAGGTTTCGCCGCCATCCAGATCGACATCGAACATGTGGATTTTGTCATAACGCGCTACAACGCGGCCTTCGGGGTTGATCAGCAGCGAGCGGTTGGCGAAACGCGCCTCACCCGGTGTATCCGACAGCAGCGCCAGCGAGCCGACCAGCAGCCAGACGCCAAGTGCTGCGGTTTGGGCACAAAGTGCGGCAAGCGTTTCATCCTGCGCTTCGGTTTTCAGCAAAGCGCGCTGATGGCTGCGCGACGAGGAGACGATATTGCTGACCTCGGGCGTGGCGATGAAGGTTGCACCCCCCGCCGCCGCCGCGCTGATATAGCCGAGAATCTCGGGCAGGTTTGCGGCCGGATCATCGCCGGAATTAAGCTGGACGAGCCCGGCGCGCAGCATCAGGCGGCCAGAAGCGGGTCGAGCTTGCCCGCGCTATCCAGCGCATAAAGCTCGTCACAGCCACCGATATGGGTGCCGTTGATGAAGATTTGCGGCACGGTGCGGCCACCGCGGGCGCGCGCCATCATTTCGGCGCGTTTGTCGGGGTTGGCGACAACGTCGATTTCCTCATAGCTGATGCCCTTTTGGCCGAGCAGGCGTTTGGCCGCGTGGCAATAGCCGCAAATGGGCGAGGTATAGATTTCGACTTTGACCATGATTCACCTGAACTATGCGTTGTGCCTTGCGGCTAATATAGGCGCTTAACCATTGGGCGCAACACGCGCCAGCACAAGCACGCTTACAGATGCGGCACCGTTTGCAAAACAGGCCTCGGTTGCGGCAGAAAGCGTGGCGCCGGTGGTCAGAACATCATCGACCAGCACGATATTTGCACCTTTTATATGTGGCGCGTGGCGTGGTGTGGCGATGATCTTGCCGCGCAGGTTTTCGCGCCGCGCCGCGCGGCTCAGCCCTTCCTGGCTTTGTGTTGCCTCGGGGCGGCTCAGCAGGCTGAACATGCGCCGGGCCTTGCTGCAAGCAGGCAGTGGCAGGTGGCGCACAAGTTCGGCCGATTGGTTATAGCGGCGGCTTTGCGTGCGCCGCCAATGCAGCGGCACGGGCGCGATGATATCGGCATTCGCCAGAATATCGCCCCCCGTCCGTGCCAGCCAGCGCGCCAGATGCGGGGCTAGGTCCAATCTGTCGGCATGTTTGAAGGCCAGAACCAGCCGCTTGCCGCTGCCCGCATAAGCGAAAACCGCCGCCGCCCGCCCCCAGGGCATGGGGGTGTAGTGACAATCGGCACAGGCCTGGCCGGGGCGGTCGAGCGCCTGGCCGCAGCCGCTGCACTGGTTGGGGCCGAAGAAATGCATTTCGTTGAAGCAGGGCGGGCAGAGGCCGGGGCCAGAGGCGACCTGCTCGCCACAGGCAAGGCAACGGGGCGGATAGAAGACGCGGCCCAACACTTTGGCGATATGGCTGAGCAGGGGCTTCACCCCGGCGCGCTTGCGCGGTAAGGGTAGCAAAATGTCAGGTTCACCCATGTCTAGCCCGCCTCCCCAACTGTTCGACCCAGCCCTTCTGGCCCGCCGCCGCGACCGCGCGCGCAGCCGCTTCGGGCAGGCCGATTTTCTGCACCGCGCCGTTGCGGGCGAGATCGAGGAGAGGCTGCAAGAGGTTAATAAAACATTTACCAAAGCCGCAATTATCGGCTGGCAAGCCCCGCTTTGGGCGGAAATCATCGGCCTGCCAGCGGTTGCACTGCCCGATGCCGAGACATTGGCGCTAAGGCCGGGCGCGCATGATCTGGTGGTGCATGGGCTGGGCCTGCATTGGGCGAATGACCCTGTGGGCCAGTTGGTGCAATGCCGCCACGCGCTGCGCCCCGATGGTGTGCTGGTCGCGGCCCTGTTCGGCGGGCAAACCCTGCACGAGCTGCGCGCCGCTTTGGCCGAGGCCGAGGTGGAGCTGACCGGCGGGCTTTCGCCCCGCATTGCGCCGATGGGCGAGCTGCGCGACCTTGGCGGCTTGCTGCAACGCGCAGGCTTTGCGCTGCCTGTCGCCGATATCCGCCGCTTTGATGTGACCTATCCGAGCGCGTTGCACCTGATGGCGGAATTGCGGGCGATGGGCGAAAGCAATGTGATGGCGGCGCGGCTGCGCAAGCCCATGCCGCGCGCGCTGCCGGGCCGGATGGCGGAAATTTATGCGCAGCATTTCCCCAGCGCCAATGGCGGTGTGCGCGCCACATTCGAGGTGGCGTTTCTCACAGGCTGGGCGCCCGCGCCCGACCAACCCAAACCGCTGCGCCCCGGTTCCGCCGCCGCGCGGCTGGCCGATGCCTTGGGCGCCGAGGAGCGCCCGGCGGGCGAGAAGGCTGGCAAATAGCCGCATTCGGGCGTTTTCCATTGACCTGCACCGCGCAAGCACTAGGTTCCGGTGAAGTTTAGAAGGATTCCAGAATGCCCGCCAACCGGCCCGACCACGCCCCTGCCGACCACCCCAGGTTGCCCCGCCGCCGCGTGGGCATCTTGCTGGCCAATCTTGGCACGCCAGAGGCGACGAGCTACTGGCCGATGCGGCGCTATCTGAGTGAATTTCTGTCGGACAAGCGGGTGATCGACTATCCGGCCTGGAAATGGCAGCCGATCTTGCAGGGGATCATCCTGAGCATCCGGCCGTTCAAATCGGGCAAGAACTATGCCACGATCTGGAACAACGAAAAGAATGAATCGCCGCTGATGACCATTACGCGCGACCA
This genomic window contains:
- a CDS encoding PAS-domain containing protein, whose amino-acid sequence is MSLVDDYLQSFLAASLGERLALVALVLALAIVLRQVLRARQPDTPAPALAALGERLEMTTRRAEAAEDEARQLASLLNALPGPVWQRDATGVLIWANRCFHGLSSADIAALDAAAPGDLVRPTTAQMQVFERGGGPLEGGQGAESPQFALPADRLFETQNALKRFVETLTQTFAHLPIGLAIFDADRRLGVFNPALSDLLRLDPAWLAARPRFRGVMEKLRDTGHMSQGADFQSWLEQLQAIEQGAATTGYTDTWVLPGGGALRVTGRPHIDGALAFVFEDMTHISQAETRHRSEIALGQAILDHMSESIAVFDTTGALLFANQSFDRLWQLESTTTLAGPAIHALIKQWQRYGGTAQDWARLACQVSGNDARQGGQMLLNHPDAGALLCLWHTMPEGSTLVYFKPPPQPAHWPRLIAPLARALTPGHLLENDLPVLGEGVGDKAELLALRSAVLGLMAQADMPFPEQEELAT
- a CDS encoding nucleotidyltransferase family protein; the protein is MSLPLMIFAAGRGTRMGALGANHPKALLPIAGRPLLGHALGVARSAQASPIVINTHHHAEQIVAHLKGAPDIILSHEPDLLETGGGLKAARSLLGPGPAFTLNADAVWKGPNPLAQLAAAFAPAEMDALLLLAPTSAALASGPGDFFLEGGKLRRRGAGATAPFIYTGAQIIRPDLAEQVQGRSFSMNIIWDQIIASGRAYGLVMQGGWRDVGTPEALAAAETWLAAP
- the grxC gene encoding glutaredoxin 3, giving the protein MVKVEIYTSPICGYCHAAKRLLGQKGISYEEIDVVANPDKRAEMMARARGGRTVPQIFINGTHIGGCDELYALDSAGKLDPLLAA
- a CDS encoding methyltransferase domain-containing protein, whose translation is MSSPPPQLFDPALLARRRDRARSRFGQADFLHRAVAGEIEERLQEVNKTFTKAAIIGWQAPLWAEIIGLPAVALPDAETLALRPGAHDLVVHGLGLHWANDPVGQLVQCRHALRPDGVLVAALFGGQTLHELRAALAEAEVELTGGLSPRIAPMGELRDLGGLLQRAGFALPVADIRRFDVTYPSALHLMAELRAMGESNVMAARLRKPMPRALPGRMAEIYAQHFPSANGGVRATFEVAFLTGWAPAPDQPKPLRPGSAAARLADALGAEERPAGEKAGK
- a CDS encoding PD-(D/E)XK nuclease family protein → MARRAMMFAPQTTPRVFALPPGAGFAQALVDGLATRLSGQPPEAWARITLWVNTRRTARAIEQIMAGRGASLLPNIRVLADLSKDIAPLPAAPDALSRQLDLAALVRSYQLARGQSPQPAMVLDLAQSLADLLDELEGEGLTPAVFEKIDATSLSRHWVENREFLGILQHYLSSLGLPYSGAEGRRRAVVDTLAARWQTKPPQGPVLVAGSTGSRAATRAFMAAVARLPQGAVILPGLDAQPPGAMPPGGPGADHPQAALLATLAALGADQPVAAWHSAPVPNPVPNPVRAALVSLALRPAPVTDQWLAEGPALLPGLQNATESLSLITADSTRHEALAIACALREAADAGQRAALITPDRNLARRVGIALTRWNIEADDSAGQPLHLSPPGLLLRLLAEDTQAGISPVRLLDILKHPLVGGQGAARGAHLQLTRALEHQVLRGGPPQLGPDDLAIWAGDDPVRKNWVAEITPALFPPASESQRLFDWVASLRARATALGPEAVWDKEAGERALALLEQLQSGSASAAPQPPAIWAALLLRQMQRVELRGAAFLPHPNIAIWGPLEARVQSADLLILGGLTEGVWPARLAEDHWLSRQMRAQIDLPLPELRIGLAAHDFQCALAAPRVILSRPLRDGDSETLPARWLLRLTNLLQGLGDTGKAALEAMQTRGAVYTSLAARLDRPEAPIAPAPRPSPAPPVAARPNQLSVTAIEKLITDPYAVYASKILKLSALDPLGRAPDARERGTALHSILAHLMPRIPDPVPDTLPDSLRAEIIARFEAGVPWPATRREWQARLFGALDFLLASERTRREAARPLAVERSGALPLTIAGAAFTLTAKADRIDRAADGSIALYDYKTGATPNQTAANHTAVQLPLEGLIAAAGGFSDVPAGPAETLGYILLGAQRTTAPDGKQTVLTNLAENLVALLTAYADAAQGYTARARHELLPYPGDYDQLSRLGEWDDGAPTAPEPLP
- a CDS encoding aminoglycoside phosphotransferase family protein, with product MIDAFLAIQGWGGAQQTPLTADASARCYIRLQKPRAQAVLMVAPPATAGPQTRFVDMANWLRASGFSAPEILAHDAGAGLMLLEDFGDDALLNHLGQPSATTRYEAAVDLLFSLQHQAPPAFLPAYSAEILAEEAGRLLLWYYPAATGQPASPDFTAAFQAELAAALAPFMGEKPVTVLRDYHGQNLHWLGLRHGTKRIGLLDFQDALSGHPAYDLAALLGDVRGTVPPALARALTARYIAKSGQNPADFHAALAAFGAQRALKILGLFVRLAQRDGKPHYLRLLPRTWAVLQTALAHPDLAPLARFIAKHIPPPEGLRL
- a CDS encoding ComF family protein — its product is MGEPDILLPLPRKRAGVKPLLSHIAKVLGRVFYPPRCLACGEQVASGPGLCPPCFNEMHFFGPNQCSGCGQALDRPGQACADCHYTPMPWGRAAAVFAYAGSGKRLVLAFKHADRLDLAPHLARWLARTGGDILANADIIAPVPLHWRRTQSRRYNQSAELVRHLPLPACSKARRMFSLLSRPEATQSQEGLSRAARRENLRGKIIATPRHAPHIKGANIVLVDDVLTTGATLSAATEACFANGAASVSVLVLARVAPNG
- the regB gene encoding sensor histidine kinase RegB, yielding MVDANAKLLDSRSRAGWLRLRTLVNLRWLAIIGQLVAVFFASYVLEISLQLELGLLVIALSAAFNISSILITSETTRLSKPAAVWILLFDLGQLGVLLGLCGGLTNPFAALLLAPVVIAATALGTRPTAILVLAATGVILLLGSFYYPLRLADGTVLTPPPLLVSGNIAALLIAVGFVALYARRVSRESEAMSDALVATQMALAREQRLTALGGVVAAAAHELGTPLATIKLVSSELFDELENHPELRDDAALIREQADRCRDILRDMGRSGKDDALLRHAPVLTLVQEAASPHRNRGKAVILRIDGRLENHDPAHQTPDQPIVRRDPETIHGLRNLVQNAVDFAAQTVWIDIDWDARSLKIRIGDDGQGYPPDLIGRIGDPFVRRRASAPQSSAQRPEYEGMGLGLFIAKTLLERTGARLTFANGSTSRNPRPARNPRPGVAALARPGGAIVEVVWPLERIAQPRGQAQMPLGANPRNEA
- a CDS encoding carbon-nitrogen hydrolase family protein — its product is MRAGLVQLNSGDDPAANLPEILGYISAAAAGGATFIATPEVSNIVSSSRSHQRALLKTEAQDETLAALCAQTAALGVWLLVGSLALLSDTPGEARFANRSLLINPEGRVVARYDKIHMFDVDLDGGETYRESAGFAPGRRAVLAKTEIGQIGMTVCYDMRFASLYRALAKAGAEIITAPAAFTVPTGRAHWHVLLRARAIETGAFIIAPAQCGQHVGRKTYGHSLVVNPWGEVIAEAGETPGVTFADIDLNQVKAARARIPSLAHDRAFELPG
- a CDS encoding MarR family winged helix-turn-helix transcriptional regulator, translated to MTASPVNDPLGIALFSEITMADQLARAQLARHLPGGMEVSHFTVLNHFARLGGEKTPAQLARIFHVTKAAMTNTLGKLSEAGYVHIRPDWDDARKKRVSLSPAGQAARDAAAEAIAPVFENVVRELGAERIKTILPILRELRAALDKP
- the tsaE gene encoding tRNA (adenosine(37)-N6)-threonylcarbamoyltransferase complex ATPase subunit type 1 TsaE, coding for MLNCGAMPLSPVQFPARTPAQTAALALRLAGLLRSGDTVLLEGPVGAGKTHFARALIQAWLGRAEDVPSPSFTLVQTYARGDEMLWHSDLYRLSSPQEIDELGLFEAFESAICLVEWPDRLGAETPPRHLRITLAQGTKDDLRDITLTPKGDWAHIAVALRDD